A genome region from Megalobrama amblycephala isolate DHTTF-2021 linkage group LG18, ASM1881202v1, whole genome shotgun sequence includes the following:
- the ch25hl2 gene encoding cholesterol 25-hydroxylase-like protein 2 has protein sequence MSPGSMHGMLDISNATWALSERSVLQPMWDYLQQNHESSLRSPLFPVIISVSMYLVLVFFYTVLDLLAPTWPSIRRYQIHQDRTVTWSNIGSTLALTTYNHLLYIFPAAVAQWLWRPPVPLPREAPTLTAFLLGIVGCTVVFDFQYYLWHLLHHRVGWLYRTFHALHHQYRQTFSLVTQYLSAWELFSVGFWTTVDPLLLQCHCLTTWAFMLFNIWVSTEDHCGYDFPWAMHRLVPFGLWGGALRHDAHHQQPGTNFAPFFAHWDWLGGTATMPAPVKTKTQREKDEKEA, from the coding sequence ATGAGTCCCGGCAGTATGCACGGCATGCTGGACATCAGCAACGCGACCTGGGCTCTGTCGGAGCGCTCCGTGCTGCAGCCCATGTGGGATTACCTCCAGCAGAACCACGAGAGCAGCCTGCGCTCGCCGCTGTTTCCCGTCATCATCTCGGTGTCCATGTACCTGGTGCTGGTGTTCTTCTACACCGTGCTGGACCTGCTGGCGCCCACCTGGCCCTCCATCCGCCGCTACCAGATCCACCAGGACCGCACCGTCACCTGGTCCAACATCGGATCCACTTTGGCGCTCACCACGTACAACCATCTGCTCTACATCTTCCCCGCCGCCGTGGCCCAGTGGCTCTGGCGGCCGCCCGTGCCGCTGCCCCGCGAGGCGCCCACGCTCACCGCCTTCCTGCTGGGCATCGTGGGCTGCACGGTGGTGTTCGACTTCCAGTACTACCTGTGGCACCTTCTGCATCACCGCGTGGGCTGGCTGTACCGCACCTTCCACGCGCTCCACCATCAGTACCGGCAAACCTTCAGCCTGGTCACGCAGTACCTGTCCGCCTGGGAGCTCTTCAGCGTGGGCTTCTGGACCACCGTGGATCCTCTTCTTCTCCAGTGTCACTGTCTCACCACCTGGGCGTTCATGCTGTTCAACATCTGGGTGTCCACCGAGGACCACTGCGGGTACGACTTCCCTTGGGCGATGCACCGTCTGGTTCCCTTCGGCCTTTGGGGCGGCGCGCTGCGGCACGACGCTCACCATCAGCAGCCGGGCACCAACTTTGCGCCTTTCTTCGCTCACTGGGACTGGCTGGGGGGCACGGCGACCATGCCGGCTCCCGTGaagacaaaaacacagagaGAAAAGGACGAAAAGGAAGCCTGA